Within the Drosophila melanogaster chromosome 3R genome, the region ttaattttatccCATTCTTGCATTCCTTTCAGTATCGCTGAGCAGCTCCCGATCTGCCACGCCATCCTACACCTCACCTGTTAACCACGCTGGAGCTTCTCCTCTGAATGCCATTGCCCATTCGCCGGTGAATGTGTCCGCCACTCATAGGCAGAACTTTTTCACACCCATTGCCAaccagtcgcagcagcaacagcagcaacagcctgTGGCGGTACCGCTCGACTCCAAGTGGAAAACAACACCCAGTCCGGTGCTCTACaatgccaacaacaacagcagcaataacaacaccagcagcagcaacaacaacaacaacagtaactGGGAGGTGGGCAGCAATAGCAATACTCATGTTGCAGctacggcagcagcaacatcaacagttGGCGCTCAACCACTGCCGCCGCAAACGACACCCGTTTCGCTGGTGATGCACGCCCcaccgccgcagcagcaaccactgcagcagcagcaccaccatcaccaacCGCCTCCACCGCCACCTGCTAGTTTGCCAGCGCCATCGGCACCACCcaccagcggcagcagcagcagccacaacagcGTGGGCCATGCCACCAGCGTTATACGCATTTCGAGcagccaacagcaacatcagcagcagcaacagcaccaacagcagGCACATCCACATGTGGTGGTGAGCGGCGGACAGACTTTTCATCCCGTAATCGTGGACGCTACTCAGCTATCGGTGCCGCTGCCACCCACAACGGTTTCATTTCATCAGCCCAACACGCCCACCTCAACAGCGGCATCAGTGGCTTCAATGAGCCAGGACAAGATGCTGGCAAAAAACGGTAAGTTGATTTATACCATTAGTGAACAAGAATTAGAAATTGGATTTATTGGTCCATTACTCACACGATGGCATAACAAAGTCCAAGTCAATTATATTTGAATGTACAAAAGATAATTGTTGTGGCCTTTCGTAATAACCTTTACCTCCAACATTTGTAGGCTACAATGCGCCCTGGTTCAAGCTGTTGCCGCATATGACGCCAATGAGCAAGGCGTCGCCAGCTCCGGTCACTCCGACCCTAACCACATCGGCCAGCAGTTACAACGTGGTGAtgatgcaacagcagcagcagcatcagcagcttcaacaacagcagcaactgcagcagcagcaacagtcgcCACCCCAGATGCCGCTgaaccacaacaacaatcatCTGATTGTGTCCGCCCCACTAAGCTCCCCGGGCAAGCCACTCAACTGCTCAATGAACGATGCCAaggtggcggcggcagcagcagcggccgcAGTTGCCAACCAGaggcaaaagcagcagcaggaggagccgGACGATCAGCTGGACGATGATGTGTTTGAGACCACAACGCCCGGTATCAGCGCCAAcagcaaaaaacaaactgcGGCAATGCGGCTGCCCACCCACAACAGTAACATACGAAAGCTGGAGGAATGCCATGATGATGGAGCTGCAGGTGCACCAGCCACTTCGGCTGCCAAGCGGAGGAGTCAATCGTTGAGCGccctgcagcaacagcagcagcagcaacagcaggccGGTGCGGCAGGAACAGCAGCTGGGCAGCCGGCGAACAAGAAAATCCGAAGACCCATGAACGCTTTTATGATCTTCTCAAAGAAACATCGGAAAATGGTGCACAAGAAGCATCCGAATCAGGACAACCGTACGGTCAGCAAGATTCTGGGCGAGTGGTGGTACGCCCTGAAGCCAGAGCAAAAGGCTCAGTACCACGAGCTGGCCAGCTCTGTTAAGGATGCACACTTCAAGCTGCATCCGGAGTGGAAGTGGTGCTCCAAAGATCGCCGCAAGTCATCCACCTCGACAGCAACGCCTGGTGGAAAGGCGAGCGGAGCGGCCGGAACAGGTGACGCTAAGCAGCGCCTGGTATCGGTGGATGGCTCCGATTCCTTGGAGCACGATATGTGCCCCTCAACGCCAGgaggcagcggcagctgcGGTGGCCAGGGCATATCATCCGATTTGCAGGGCGATATTATACCGCTGACAATTGACAACTACAATAGCACCTGTGATGAGGCGCCAACTACGATCTCGATGAAGGGCAATGGCAACGGAAAGCTGATGAAGAACGAGCTGCCATCGGACGAGGACGAACAGATGCTGGTagtggaggaggagcagcaacagcagaccGTAAAGAAGATTGACCTGCACTGCCGCGAGCGGGTGAATGACTCGGACATGGACGACACACCCTTTGACTACCGCAAGCAGCAGCCAGAGGCAAATCAGGTAAATTGAAGGGGACACGTTAGATGTTCCTTCCTAACTGAGGATTCTATCATTTTGCAGCGTTCGGCAGAGGAGCACAGTACATCCGGTGCGAATGGCCAGGCCATAAACGCACCGCCGCTCAGCGGAGGAGAGCGCGAGATCACACTCAAACCGAAGGCTATCAAAGCACATCCGGTGCTGGAGAGCAACATGCTGCCATATACCCAGATGTCCATCTACACGCAGTACACTAGTCCCAAGAACCCAATCGGTGTAACACCATTCCAACCCACAGGCGAGCAAACCCCCGCTTATTTACAACACGCAATTCCATGCTAATCGAAGGATACCCCAAATTTTGCTCCTTAGGCGGCGCCTTCAAATCGATGCCCATCAGCCCCAAGGGCAGCGGTGGCAAGCCGGAGGACGCTGGCTCCCTGCAGGCACACATCAAGCAGGAGGACATCAAACAGGAACCGCCATCGCCATACAAGCTGAACAATGGTTCGGGATCCGCCTCCGGAGGGGGCGTGGTCAGTGCTCCGCCGCCGAATAGTGGTAGCGTTGGTGCCATATTCAACTTCAATGTGCCAACGGCGACGGCTTTGAGTCAGAAGCAGTTTCACTACCCGATGCATCATCCTCATCGCAGTCCCACAGATCTTAGAGGTGAGTGACATGTTCCCTGATGGCTTCGCCAAAGTAAATTTACCTAAACGTAGTTTTGGAACATAAAGGCAGTTGTAAAGTTTATTAAATAGTAAAATTCACTCTAATTAAACTTTGCTAACacgtttgtatgtatattgctCTACAACCGTCTTAAAGTTCTTTGATAACCAGCACTATTATGTTTGTTAATTATTGTAATTAGGaaatattatttgtatattttattccaacaatttaattttacttaGCTAGATCTGGCATTATTTCTACTATGATTTGTTGACGCCGtatgattttatttaactaGTATTTTGGCTTATGTTGATGTGCCGAAAATGAATTTCgagaaaataaaattggaACATTCCCAGCACCTGCATAGATCGCCTCACGCCAAAGACCCACTCCCACATTTACCATTCGCAAGCTCATCTGCTGAGTTTTTCAATCAAAAGCTTTCTGCATAACATAACATCTTTCTCTCTGTTTCTTTCACTTCTATCTCACACACAATTAACACACCCCACTATTGATCTTCCTTTGTCGCGCTGTCATTTGTGTCACCTCACCCATAACAAATTCAATCGATCGCAGATGAAGAAGCGGATAGGGAAGAGATTACACAGGGCACGAAGTCGGGGGAGAGTAGCGAAAAGGATAAGCCGGCCTTGGATGATCAGGAGCGAGATGAggtcgaggaggaggacgaagaCGAGGAGGATGACGACGAAGATGACGAAGATGATGAGcagttcatgcaggagctgGCCAGTGTGAATGCCAGCGCTGGATTCGACGACCTTGTTCCATATGCAATGCCTAAGGTCGTTATAACGCCCACCCCCACGCCACCGCCTGTGGCCACCATAGTGACCCCCATCAAGCGCAAGCAGTTCACCATAGTGCGATCGTTGACGCCGCTGCAGCCTTCGAATTCCCCGCACCAGCAGTTGAAGCATCTGCACCAGCGTCGCGGGGAAACTCCGCCGACGGTCATCACCCGCGTGCCCACGCCCACCATCAATCACTTCACCATCATACGAACGCAACAACACCCACATACCCATCCACACAACACTCCGCCACCGTTGTTTTTCAAGCAGAAGGTTCAGGGTTCACCAGTGATTGCCACGGTCACAACATCcacattatcatcatcatcatccaaCCCAGCCAATAATGAAGCCCCtaataaattttccaattttccaacacaacaccaaccaacaaccacaacaacaatatcATGCAATACTAACAACAATGCCACGCCAATCATACGAAAATTGTTGACGCTCCAAGAAGGCGCCGAACTCGGCGGTAGCCATAAGGGCACAGGACGAGCGGCGATCCTTTACGACGCTTTGGTGCTAGACACATTGCACGGTCAGgatgaagaggaggaggaagatGAGGGCAACGCAGAAAAGCAGGAAAATCCAAAGGTAGCAGGCAAGGAGCAGGTTACCACATCCCAACCGGCGACCATGCTACTAATCACCGATGTCAACGCGTACAATCAGCAGCATGTTGCTGGCAACGCGGCAACACCCGTGTCGGGAGCAGCTACCCTTCGACCAGTGTCCTTCATCAGTATTAATGCCTGTAACAAGATCACATTGCCAGCCAATGCTCGTATCCTAACTGCGGCCACGGCAACCTCCACGGCAGCTGGAGCAGCGGTTACTAGTCAGGCAGGAGCAACTCTTACCGTGATGACAAAGGCGTCGGCGGCAACAAATCATAGTAGTAGTAATGCCAGCGATATAACCATCACAGCAGCATCAGCTGCTCCTGTGCCCACCAGTGGCTCCAGTATTGTCATGATAAACTCAACCACAAACCCGTCTACATCATCAAATTCTACATCTTGTTCCGCAGCTGCCCACCAGGCGTGTGTGCCATCGTCGCCAGCGGGCATGGGACTGGGGCATGCGGCCAACATTGCCACGCCTCCAGCATCGGCGCCGGCCCAGATCATGGGAGGCGGTCCAGCCAGTCAGAAGATGTTCTTCGCCATGACTCATCCGGTAAGCAACATTAATACTCACTGGTAGTCAGCTCTTGAATAATAATCATCACTTGCTTTTCAGTATACGTTGCTGCAGCGCTCCCACCAACCGGGCACCCCCAGCCTAGAGCACTTGCAGCTGGACGCTTTTGCGCCAGGAGGTTACACCTTGAGGAACCACAATGGCCTGTCTTCCCTGCCACCGCCCGTGAGTGCGCAACCCACGATGCTGCTGCACGGATACCCGCCCAGCCATGGTGTCGAACCACCGGCTAGATCGCCATCGTACAAATCAATGCCATCTACTCCAAAGTCGGCCACATATCTCATGAGTGCGCCACCGGAGCGAGGCATGGATGGAGGAATGAGTGGATGTGCATCAGCAGCGGCAAGCGGAGGCGATGAAAGCGACATAGATGCGGATGGCCAGCAGTTTATTTTGGCACCCACGCCTGCGCAGTTGGGTCGAGCTCCACTGCAGAGGAGGAAGAATCTATGTAAGTAAACTCTCGAAAATCACATTGTAATTTCGATGCAATAACTAACCATATTGTGTAATTCTTACAGCTCAAAGCAAGTCAGAGAGCAATGTGTCCTTTGGCGCTAATCTGGGGGCCAGCAATGGACAGCACATTAGTCGCAAGCTGCACTCACCCACAATGATGGAATCCTCATCGCCCATCATAGGCCACGTGAACAGCAGCAACCTCAGCTCGGCCCTGCCAACGCCCACGTCCTCGACGACGACACCAAACAGTGATGAGCAACTGCCACTGACGCCgacaaccagcagcagcaacagtaaCTTAAATCAGCAGCAGCCCAAGTCACCGATGAAAGGTGCTCCAGGATCAACGGCAGCGGCCCTAAAAAAGAAGAACGATGAGATGAATAAGTaagaatataacaattctcGTAAGATTCATTTAATTAACGCCGATGCATTCACAGCAGTGTGCTCAAGCAGGTAGATttcgaaaagaaatacaagGCCCTGCCGCAGTTCCAGCCTGAGGATTGCCAGTCGCCCAGTGCCATTGCTGTGCCCTCATCGCCACGCGTTTACGGCACGAATTACCGCAAGAAGAACACGGCTCCACCGCCAGTTCAGAAGCTAAGTAAGTTTCAAATTGGTAAACAAGGTTAACGTATTGTTCTACGACTGTCATGTTCTCTATATTGTTCAGTGTGCGAGGACGACTCCATTGACGAACCAGCATCGGCACCGCCTACGACCACACAGCGATTCTTTGGTCCGGACTTTAACAATGAGCTAAAGGGTAAGCCTAATTCAAATGTTTCTGTTTAATAGTTTTAATGTTCAAGTCAGCGATAGTGATAtgaacagtttttttttacaccCTGATTTATGTTAAGGGGACCCCGTTTGAAAGAGTTTGATTTATAcctttacttttattttcaaataccTAATGAAGACGAACGCCTTGCAGAACTGGAGAGCTCTGACCAAACGGGCCGCTCACCCAGGACGCCAAAGACACCGCTACAAAGCGCTCGGTCCGATGCCAGTGAGAAAGGACACCGCAAGGTCCTGGAGACGCGTCGCAGCCTGGTCTTGCAGTTGTTTGCCGAGCACGGTAACTTCCCCACTGCCCAGGCCACTATGGCCTTTCAGGTAAGTTGTCCGCACATTTGATAGTCCTTTGACTCATACAAATTATGCCAATTGCAATCCACAGTCTAAGCACAGCGATGTCTTTCCGCGCAAGCAAGATCTGCAGCTGAAGATACGAGAGGTGCGCCAGAAGCTGCTGGGCCAAGCATCTTGCACTCCACACTCGGCGGGCCCCAACACGCCGTCCGACTCCAACTCGTCGTCGACCACATTGAGTGCCAGTAGCACCAGCTTGAATATGCAGACCACCAGTGCGGCAGGTAATTAGAAGAAGTTTTCTATCATGACGCGTCTGTAGGATCAAAATCGAATTAACTTCACTTTTGAAAGCTATGCGTTTTTTGATATAGCTAAACATTTTCTGCGTTTGTTACTTATTGGTTTTTAGGTTATAAAGATCtgttttaagtttaattttaatttgatttccatttcccaacGAAAACATTGTACAGATGTTTTTCAATATTACTGAACAACAGGTggccaccagcaacagcactCTGAGCAGCAGCCCCATTCCGCCACCAAAGCCACTGAATCTGATGCCAAGTACAAGTAATGGGGCGTGGACAAGGACGAGGAGTTCGGCGGGGACAGGACAGGACAATGGATTGTTTGCTGCAAGTGACAAAATTACTTAAGGATAGTAAACGAatcgacaacaacaattgcagcaACGCAGACTCACAAAACGAAACGGATGTGCAACAAAGCTCACACTTAGCAAACGCTCATGCATCAGATGCATGGTTAActagtttttattattaactgCTAATAGCGAGGAAGCAAAACATACAGAAAATAgagaaaattacaaatttttaattacaataggCATACGAAATATGTACAAGCAACGTAATTTGTGAGTCGAGTGGAGAAACTGATTacaaatgaatttattaagCAGCTTAATAAATCGGGAGAAGTAGAAATTTTGATGAAAATTTGAACTTTTGAAGCACATAtgaagtacatacatacataaatagaaaacataCATAATCGAAACATTGTATAATCCCCGCGTAAAGGCTTAGGTTTTAATTTACAGGCAAAACTGCAACCAACAAATTGGAAGAGCAAAGAAAGAACTACGGAAATAGAAGTTAAGCTTTAACTTAAATTGCACATTAATTTTGAAGTGTATCAAGCACAAGCAAAGAATTGTATAAATCAAACAGTAAGAAACTTGAAATAAACACTGTAgttgtattgtatatttagTCATAACATTTTTAACGAGAACAAATCCCCACAAAACCCCCAAACTAACACCCAATCGCACATCTACAAGCGCTTTTAAACTGTTTGCTTTTGTTCTCAAAGTTTATGCAACACGCGAACCTTTTTAAATTGTATGTACATTTCCTTGAATTGGCTTTTTACACTGTTGTCTAAttgaattataatttatatatatatttttattttagtctAGCCtgtttttaaattgtaaacataCCGAAAAATAAActctaaaaagaaaataattcaaaaaactTATTACCGACGATTGAAAGAATACAAACCAGAGAGAGAATGAGAGAACTAACTGTCTTCCACTGTTGCTGCAATATActatttaatattgtttaccATTTCGGTTCGATTAAATTTAGTTGTAAATTAATGTTTTAAGTATGGACTGCATTTTATTCATATGCAAAATTCTGTTCATTGTGagttgtttattattaaatgttgTCGCTGATTTAtgtgtttaaataattttagttTAAGAACTTTGTCAAAACTTTCTTCCACTATTTTCAGTCTCacttttttatgtgttttctCTTCCGAAGAAGCAACAGTTACAAGAatttcgaaaaataaaaaataaatcatatacactcaaagtaaacaaaaataatctAGAAACGCAAAAAGTTATAGTATAAATAAACACCTTATAGTTATTAcaatcatttaaaatatgcaataaataaaatcatcaaa harbors:
- the cic gene encoding capicua, isoform D, whose protein sequence is MLSAANATATATHGAAAVAIAAAETYVITNKQQQQQQQQVFVVAANKMVIPATGATIAGIPTATTTAAAESTATQQHQQHQQQQQQQQHVLFQPHLQTTTATAATCSTPQQQQPPQPRQHPKKRKFDPAELDKTEQHPQQQQQQQVSLQKQQKPAETTGNGDGLANGNQQHRMIVSCGAGAGNNSSNSSSSNNSSHSSSDIKQQQQQRIIIASPQHASGSTYKQHVASGNNSHAATINHQQRTHTPTTAVYYQQQQQQQQQQQQQRFSFNSNNQQHLQEQHQQQQQQQSLLDLSEWNNTRVLAKIQNNYAPGIIRHAQEASPDSILVEFDSTDLGLLLYTDVLHQGRNHVILDASPPMADITLDARVCVRQRVEGRGSGSFVYVEGIITDINQATKQYSVQLIGDEMATTKVVRRADLRLLQPPWWDELNELTTSGGASAPASSAKRKVPAAGAGAGTGAAGCEAMTVPSGNIVYPKTATGAPLSFVATRYDGKLPTAPPTSSHQQAQQQLVKQEEYYRTTATSPFQTRPPLAGPSHGSEQVVQATQSHPQQYNGLADIVISPCSNGQHLKMQQQQQQSSRGYDDYDSDDELKRVGIGYSPAAGDLDTEKMSACSKRSSMQSRGSTSSLLDQRLTPRSHPATPRSQATTPHRFKKGDIVESESGVRKKYNGKQWRRLCMLCTKESQRRGYCSRHLNQKGNTSALPSSTGPGRLLSDSRSSSKTQIDEDTSRDSETSPNYRVKGRYDQEETDAAAMLVSLSSSRSATPSYTSPVNHAGASPLNAIAHSPVNVSATHRQNFFTPIANQSQQQQQQQPVAVPLDSKWKTTPSPVLYNANNNSSNNNTSSSNNNNNSNWEVGSNSNTHVAATAAATSTVGAQPLPPQTTPVSLVMHAPPPQQQPLQQQHHHHQPPPPPPASLPAPSAPPTSGSSSSHNSVGHATSVIRISSSQQQHQQQQQHQQQAHPHVVVSGGQTFHPVIVDATQLSVPLPPTTVSFHQPNTPTSTAASVASMSQDKMLAKNGYNAPWFKLLPHMTPMSKASPAPVTPTLTTSASSYNVVMMQQQQQHQQLQQQQQLQQQQQSPPQMPLNHNNNHLIVSAPLSSPGKPLNCSMNDAKVAAAAAAAAVANQRQKQQQEEPDDQLDDDVFETTTPGISANSKKQTAAMRLPTHNSNIRKLEECHDDGAAGAPATSAAKRRSQSLSALQQQQQQQQQAGAAGTAAGQPANKKIRRPMNAFMIFSKKHRKMVHKKHPNQDNRTVSKILGEWWYALKPEQKAQYHELASSVKDAHFKLHPEWKWCSKDRRKSSTSTATPGGKASGAAGTGDAKQRLVSVDGSDSLEHDMCPSTPGGSGSCGGQGISSDLQGDIIPLTIDNYNSTCDEAPTTISMKGNGNGKLMKNELPSDEDEQMLVVEEEQQQQTVKKIDLHCRERVNDSDMDDTPFDYRKQQPEANQRSAEEHSTSGANGQAINAPPLSGGEREITLKPKAIKAHPVLESNMLPYTQMSIYTQYTSPKNPIGVTPFQPTGGAFKSMPISPKGSGGKPEDAGSLQAHIKQEDIKQEPPSPYKLNNGSGSASGGGVVSAPPPNSGSVGAIFNFNVPTATALSQKQFHYPMHHPHRSPTDLRAAHQACVPSSPAGMGLGHAANIATPPASAPAQIMGGGPASQKMFFAMTHPYTLLQRSHQPGTPSLEHLQLDAFAPGGYTLRNHNGLSSLPPPVSAQPTMLLHGYPPSHGVEPPARSPSYKSMPSTPKSATYLMSAPPERGMDGGMSGCASAAASGGDESDIDADGQQFILAPTPAQLGRAPLQRRKNLSQSKSESNVSFGANLGASNGQHISRKLHSPTMMESSSPIIGHVNSSNLSSALPTPTSSTTTPNSDEQLPLTPTTSSSNSNLNQQQPKSPMKGAPGSTAAALKKKNDEMNNSVLKQVDFEKKYKALPQFQPEDCQSPSAIAVPSSPRVYGTNYRKKNTAPPPVQKLMCEDDSIDEPASAPPTTTQRFFGPDFNNELKELESSDQTGRSPRTPKTPLQSARSDASEKGHRKVLETRRSLVLQLFAEHGNFPTAQATMAFQSKHSDVFPRKQDLQLKIREVRQKLLGQASCTPHSAGPNTPSDSNSSSTTLSASSTSLNMQTTSAADVFQYY
- the cic gene encoding capicua, isoform C; translated protein: MNAFQDFELGAKLYLQCLLSLSSSRSATPSYTSPVNHAGASPLNAIAHSPVNVSATHRQNFFTPIANQSQQQQQQQPVAVPLDSKWKTTPSPVLYNANNNSSNNNTSSSNNNNNSNWEVGSNSNTHVAATAAATSTVGAQPLPPQTTPVSLVMHAPPPQQQPLQQQHHHHQPPPPPPASLPAPSAPPTSGSSSSHNSVGHATSVIRISSSQQQHQQQQQHQQQAHPHVVVSGGQTFHPVIVDATQLSVPLPPTTVSFHQPNTPTSTAASVASMSQDKMLAKNGYNAPWFKLLPHMTPMSKASPAPVTPTLTTSASSYNVVMMQQQQQHQQLQQQQQLQQQQQSPPQMPLNHNNNHLIVSAPLSSPGKPLNCSMNDAKVAAAAAAAAVANQRQKQQQEEPDDQLDDDVFETTTPGISANSKKQTAAMRLPTHNSNIRKLEECHDDGAAGAPATSAAKRRSQSLSALQQQQQQQQQAGAAGTAAGQPANKKIRRPMNAFMIFSKKHRKMVHKKHPNQDNRTVSKILGEWWYALKPEQKAQYHELASSVKDAHFKLHPEWKWCSKDRRKSSTSTATPGGKASGAAGTGDAKQRLVSVDGSDSLEHDMCPSTPGGSGSCGGQGISSDLQGDIIPLTIDNYNSTCDEAPTTISMKGNGNGKLMKNELPSDEDEQMLVVEEEQQQQTVKKIDLHCRERVNDSDMDDTPFDYRKQQPEANQRSAEEHSTSGANGQAINAPPLSGGEREITLKPKAIKAHPVLESNMLPYTQMSIYTQYTSPKNPIGVTPFQPTGGAFKSMPISPKGSGGKPEDAGSLQAHIKQEDIKQEPPSPYKLNNGSGSASGGGVVSAPPPNSGSVGAIFNFNVPTATALSQKQFHYPMHHPHRSPTDLRAAHQACVPSSPAGMGLGHAANIATPPASAPAQIMGGGPASQKMFFAMTHPYTLLQRSHQPGTPSLEHLQLDAFAPGGYTLRNHNGLSSLPPPVSAQPTMLLHGYPPSHGVEPPARSPSYKSMPSTPKSATYLMSAPPERGMDGGMSGCASAAASGGDESDIDADGQQFILAPTPAQLGRAPLQRRKNLSQSKSESNVSFGANLGASNGQHISRKLHSPTMMESSSPIIGHVNSSNLSSALPTPTSSTTTPNSDEQLPLTPTTSSSNSNLNQQQPKSPMKGAPGSTAAALKKKNDEMNNVLKQVDFEKKYKALPQFQPEDCQSPSAIAVPSSPRVYGTNYRKKNTAPPPVQKLMCEDDSIDEPASAPPTTTQRFFGPDFNNELKDERLAELESSDQTGRSPRTPKTPLQSARSDASEKGHRKVLETRRSLVLQLFAEHGNFPTAQATMAFQSKHSDVFPRKQDLQLKIREVRQKLLGQASCTPHSAGPNTPSDSNSSSTTLSASSTSLNMQTTSAAGGHQQQHSEQQPHSATKATESDAKYK
- the cic gene encoding capicua, isoform G, with the protein product MLSAANATATATHGAAAVAIAAAETYVITNKQQQQQQQQVFVVAANKMVIPATGATIAGIPTATTTAAAESTATQQHQQHQQQQQQQQHVLFQPHLQTTTATAATCSTPQQQQPPQPRQHPKKRKFDPAELDKTEQHPQQQQQQQVSLQKQQKPAETTGNGDGLANGNQQHRMIVSCGAGAGNNSSNSSSSNNSSHSSSDIKQQQQQRIIIASPQHASGSTYKQHVASGNNSHAATINHQQRTHTPTTAVYYQQQQQQQQQQQQQRFSFNSNNQQHLQEQHQQQQQQQSLLDLSEWNNTRVLAKIQNNYAPGIIRHAQEASPDSILVEFDSTDLGLLLYTDVLHQGRNHVILDASPPMADITLDARVCVRQRVEGRGSGSFVYVEGIITDINQATKQYSVQLIGDEMATTKVVRRADLRLLQPPWWDELNELTTSGGASAPASSAKRKVPAAGAGAGTGAAGCEAMTVPSGNIVYPKTATGAPLSFVATRYDGKLPTAPPTSSHQQAQQQLVKQEEYYRTTATSPFQTRPPLAGPSHGSEQVVQATQSHPQQYNGLADIVISPCSNGQHLKMQQQQQQSSRGYDDYDSDDELKRVGIGYSPAAGDLDTEKMSACSKRSSMQSRGSTSSLLDQRLTPRSHPATPSAIHRSQATTPHRFKKGDIVESESGVRKKYNGKQWRRLCMLCTKESQRRGYCSRHLNQKGNTSALPSSTGPGRLLSDSRSSSKTQIDEDTSRDSETSPNYRVKGRYDQEETDAAAMLVSLSSSRSATPSYTSPVNHAGASPLNAIAHSPVNVSATHRQNFFTPIANQSQQQQQQQPVAVPLDSKWKTTPSPVLYNANNNSSNNNTSSSNNNNNSNWEVGSNSNTHVAATAAATSTVGAQPLPPQTTPVSLVMHAPPPQQQPLQQQHHHHQPPPPPPASLPAPSAPPTSGSSSSHNSVGHATSVIRISSSQQQHQQQQQHQQQAHPHVVVSGGQTFHPVIVDATQLSVPLPPTTVSFHQPNTPTSTAASVASMSQDKMLAKNGYNAPWFKLLPHMTPMSKASPAPVTPTLTTSASSYNVVMMQQQQQHQQLQQQQQLQQQQQSPPQMPLNHNNNHLIVSAPLSSPGKPLNCSMNDAKVAAAAAAAAVANQRQKQQQEEPDDQLDDDVFETTTPGISANSKKQTAAMRLPTHNSNIRKLEECHDDGAAGAPATSAAKRRSQSLSALQQQQQQQQQAGAAGTAAGQPANKKIRRPMNAFMIFSKKHRKMVHKKHPNQDNRTVSKILGEWWYALKPEQKAQYHELASSVKDAHFKLHPEWKWCSKDRRKSSTSTATPGGKASGAAGTGDAKQRLVSVDGSDSLEHDMCPSTPGGSGSCGGQGISSDLQGDIIPLTIDNYNSTCDEAPTTISMKGNGNGKLMKNELPSDEDEQMLVVEEEQQQQTVKKIDLHCRERVNDSDMDDTPFDYRKQQPEANQRSAEEHSTSGANGQAINAPPLSGGEREITLKPKAIKAHPVLESNMLPYTQMSIYTQYTSPKNPIGVTPFQPTGGAFKSMPISPKGSGGKPEDAGSLQAHIKQEDIKQEPPSPYKLNNGSGSASGGGVVSAPPPNSGSVGAIFNFNVPTATALSQKQFHYPMHHPHRSPTDLRAAHQACVPSSPAGMGLGHAANIATPPASAPAQIMGGGPASQKMFFAMTHPYTLLQRSHQPGTPSLEHLQLDAFAPGGYTLRNHNGLSSLPPPVSAQPTMLLHGYPPSHGVEPPARSPSYKSMPSTPKSATYLMSAPPERGMDGGMSGCASAAASGGDESDIDADGQQFILAPTPAQLGRAPLQRRKNLSQSKSESNVSFGANLGASNGQHISRKLHSPTMMESSSPIIGHVNSSNLSSALPTPTSSTTTPNSDEQLPLTPTTSSSNSNLNQQQPKSPMKGAPGSTAAALKKKNDEMNNSVLKQVDFEKKYKALPQFQPEDCQSPSAIAVPSSPRVYGTNYRKKNTAPPPVQKLMCEDDSIDEPASAPPTTTQRFFGPDFNNELKDERLAELESSDQTGRSPRTPKTPLQSARSDASEKGHRKVLETRRSLVLQLFAEHGNFPTAQATMAFQSKHSDVFPRKQDLQLKIREVRQKLLGQASCTPHSAGPNTPSDSNSSSTTLSASSTSLNMQTTSAADVFQYY